TCGGCCTCGGCGATCTGGCGGCGGAAGATGACGTTGGCCGCGCCTTCCGCGCCCATGACGGCGATCTCGTTCGTCGGCCACGCGTACGTGAGGTCCGCTCCGATGGACTGGCTGTCCATGACGATGTAGGCACCTCCGTACGCCTTGCGCAGGATCAGCGAAATCCTCGGCACGGTCGCGTTGCAGTAGGCGTACAGCAGCTTCGCGCCGTGCCGGATGATCCCGCCGTGTTCCTGGTCGACACCGGGGAGGAATCCCGGAACATCCAGGAGGGTGATGATCGGAATATTAAAAGCGTCACACATCTGGACAAAGCGCGCAGCTTTTTCGGAGGCCTCGATGTCGAGGACGCCGGCGAGGGTCTGCGGCTGGTTGGCGACGATGCCGACGACCTGGCCGTCGAGGCGGGCCAGTGCGCAGATGATGTTGCGGGCCCAGCGTTCGTGGACTTCCAGGTAGTCGCCGTCGTCGACGAGTTCCTCGATGACCTTGGCCATGTCGTAGGGGCGGTTGCCGTCCGCGGGGACCAGGTCGAGCAGGACGTCCGAGCGGCGGTCGGCCGGGTCCTCGGAGCCGACGCGCGGGGGGTTCTCGCGGTTGTTCTGCGGGAGCATCGACAGGAGGTAGCGCACCTCGGCGATGCAGGTCTCCTCGTCGTCGTAGGCGAAGTGGCAGACGCCGGACGTCTCGGCGTGCACGTCGGCGCCGCCCAGGCCGTTCTGGGTGATCTCCTCGCCGGTGACCGCCTTGACGACGTCCGGGCCGGTGATGAACATCTGCGAGGTGTCGCGGACCATGAACACGAAGTCGGTCAGGGCGGGGCTGTAGGCCGCGCCGCCCGCGCACGGGCCGAGCATCACGCTGATCTGCGGGATGACACCGGACGCCTTGGTGTTGCGCTGGAAGATGCCGCCGTAGCCGGCCAGGGCGGACACGCCCTCCTGGATCCGGGCGCCCGCGCCGTCGTTCAGCGACACCAGTGGCGCACCGGCCGCGATGGCCATGTCCATGATCTTGTGGATCTTCGTGGCATGCGCCTCGCCGAGCGCGCCGCCGAAGATCCGGAAGTCATGGGCGTACACGAAGACCGTACGGCCCTCCACCGTGCCCCAGCCGGTGACGACACCGTCGGTGTACGGCTTCTTCGCCTCCAGCCCGAACCCGGTCGCCCGGTGCCGCCGCAGCTGCTCGACCTCCTGGAACGAGCCGGCGTCCAGCAGCA
This genomic interval from Streptomyces dengpaensis contains the following:
- a CDS encoding acyl-CoA carboxylase subunit beta — its product is MTVLDEAGSADAASATAGDVSSAGEPTDARGRVAELHAIRAEALSGPSERATEAQHAKGKLTARERIELLLDAGSFQEVEQLRRHRATGFGLEAKKPYTDGVVTGWGTVEGRTVFVYAHDFRIFGGALGEAHATKIHKIMDMAIAAGAPLVSLNDGAGARIQEGVSALAGYGGIFQRNTKASGVIPQISVMLGPCAGGAAYSPALTDFVFMVRDTSQMFITGPDVVKAVTGEEITQNGLGGADVHAETSGVCHFAYDDEETCIAEVRYLLSMLPQNNRENPPRVGSEDPADRRSDVLLDLVPADGNRPYDMAKVIEELVDDGDYLEVHERWARNIICALARLDGQVVGIVANQPQTLAGVLDIEASEKAARFVQMCDAFNIPIITLLDVPGFLPGVDQEHGGIIRHGAKLLYAYCNATVPRISLILRKAYGGAYIVMDSQSIGADLTYAWPTNEIAVMGAEGAANVIFRRQIAEAEDPEAMRVRMVKEYKSELMHPYYAAERGLVDDVIDPAETREVLIKSLAMLHTKHADLPSRKHGNPPQ